Proteins encoded together in one Sulfurovum xiamenensis window:
- a CDS encoding VRR-NUC domain-containing protein, giving the protein MTKHIPIEYEEQHALVQWLTINRIMHFAPVNENNTHKQNRKYAMIAEQKAKAVGKRKGVSDLIVMLPNKILFIEMKRRPKILKSGQRSISHTKVSKEQYDFLTKVNGFEYAEGMVCYGREEAIEFIKSHKEG; this is encoded by the coding sequence ATGACTAAACATATACCCATAGAATACGAAGAACAGCATGCATTGGTCCAGTGGCTAACCATAAACCGTATAATGCACTTTGCACCGGTCAATGAGAATAATACCCATAAGCAAAACAGAAAGTATGCAATGATCGCTGAACAGAAAGCAAAAGCGGTCGGTAAACGAAAGGGAGTATCAGACCTCATAGTCATGCTCCCAAACAAAATACTCTTCATTGAGATGAAACGCAGGCCAAAGATACTAAAAAGCGGTCAAAGGTCTATCTCCCATACAAAGGTGAGTAAAGAGCAGTATGATTTCTTAACAAAAGTAAACGGGTTCGAGTACGCAGAAGGGATGGTGTGCTATGGGCGTGAAGAGGCAATAGAGTTTATAAAATCTCACAAGGAGGGATAA
- a CDS encoding DUF736 family protein produces the protein MTIGFVRQKEEEINNQMVKWLELSVRIPIGSFSATMSKVKDKKESNSPDYNVYWSPNRKGESFDRVKIGSLWMKKSEKGNEYMSGYLESPLFQNGKIYIAIVKYTPSEGMPVQPILYNILWSNDNFTKSNQSQSNEPESSYAGPTTHNGIPVEYEGTGINSEDDIPF, from the coding sequence ATGACTATAGGATTCGTAAGACAAAAAGAAGAAGAGATCAACAACCAAATGGTTAAATGGCTTGAGTTATCCGTAAGGATACCTATCGGAAGCTTCAGTGCAACCATGTCAAAGGTGAAAGATAAAAAAGAAAGTAACAGTCCAGATTACAATGTATACTGGAGTCCAAACAGAAAAGGTGAAAGCTTTGACCGTGTAAAGATAGGGTCTCTTTGGATGAAGAAGTCAGAGAAAGGTAATGAATATATGAGTGGGTACCTTGAAAGTCCATTGTTCCAAAACGGAAAAATATACATTGCTATAGTCAAATATACACCATCTGAAGGTATGCCTGTTCAACCGATCTTATACAACATACTCTGGAGCAATGATAATTTCACAAAGAGTAATCAAAGTCAAAGCAATGAACCTGAAAGCAGCTATGCAGGACCAACCACTCACAATGGAATTCCGGTTGAATATGAGGGCACAGGTATCAATAGTGAAGATGATATTCCTTTTTAG